In Thermodesulfobacteriota bacterium, a single genomic region encodes these proteins:
- a CDS encoding YgjP-like metallopeptidase domain-containing protein, with translation MEKMYATTHLLEEPKKKRDVVIVHELLHLRYPHHGKMFLFLSKSYLTWG, from the coding sequence ATGGAGAAAATGTATGCCACCACACACTTATTGGAAGAACCTAAGAAGAAAAGGGATGTGGTGATAGTTCATGAGCTCCTGCACCTCCGGTATCCGCACCACGGGAAGATGTTCTTGTTTCTATCAAAATCTTATCTTACATGGGGGTAA